The segment TTGAGGAGGTGAAAGTGCTGAACTGGAAGAAAGACAAAAAAGAGGGTGGTGTGCTAAGTGCGGTGAAAGAGGCCGTGATAGGCATCTTCACCGAAGCAGCTGAGAACCAGCCTCTTGACCAGATTGCTACCCAAATTCCCATCAAGGGGAATATCAATAACCCACAGACCAACGGCTGGAAAACTTTTATCAATGTACTCAAGCACGCTTTTATTGATGCGTTCAGCAAAGGAATTGAAAATAGCTTGTAAGAAGTTCTGAGTATTGAAAGAAGTTCTGGGTGTACAGGTTGCAGGAAAGAATAACAGCTGCCAACAGGCAGAATTATGCTCTGTATAAAAGCAACCCTCCCTTTAAAGCCTGTTTTAGGAAAACAAGGCTTTAAAGGGAGGGTTGCTGACTTAGGAAGCTTTAAACAGGTTCTTAATGCTGGTGCTGCATGCCTTGGGAAGAGGTGCGCGCACGACTGCTGCCCATCATCAGGCCAGGGTTCAGGCGAAGGTAAATCTCTCCGGAAACCGGAGTCTTGCCATAAAGCGGCTTCAGTAATTTGTCTGGTGCGAAAACCGTAGCCTGTGCTCCAACGGTTAAATAAGTATTGGCAAAGCTGGCCACGCGTTGGCTGGTGCCCAGGGTGAGGGCGTGCACGTCAAAAACATTATGGTGGTCAAACTGGTCGGTAAGGTCAAGTTCACCGGGCGTTTTCTGCACATACTCGTAGCGACCGTAAATGGCAGTTTTATCCATTTGCATGTTAGCTTCAGCAATAGCTGAGTGCTCCTTGTGGTGACCACCGCCGTTGAAGCCCCAAATGAAGGCCGAGGTAAAGAAACGGTCACCCCCTCCGGGCAGCGGACGGCTGTACAAAGCAGAAGCAGTGGTGCGGGTCACGTCTTCCTCCGGTTCTATTGACTCAGGGCTTTTCAGCCAGCCACGGGATACTTGCAGGGCCCAGTTCTCGGTGGGGTTGTAAGACAGACGGGTAGAGTAGGAATCAAACCGCGCTTTGTCAAAGTCATAGCGGTTTTCATCGGGCTCGCGGCCCGTAAAGTTAGAGCCTTCAATCTTAAACTGCTTGTACCGGAAACCAACCGTGGCTACCCCGAAAGTAATGTGCGTGGCATCCTGCCAGTGGTGGCCCAGTGGCGACTCTGGGTTGTTGAACGCTGAGATGCGGTGCATGAACACGGGCGGGCCCACCGGCGGCTCTCCAGGGTATCCGAAGAAGCCATACACATCCATGTCCTGGTTCAGCATGTGCGTGTAGCCCACACTTATTTCAGAGAACAGATCATGCGGGTGCTGGCGGTCTACCAGGCGTTTGCCACCACCATAAGTCTCGCCACTCTGAAACAGCAATGGATATCCCCGGTCACCCATGGTCAGTTCGTCTAGGCTCATCATCACACTAAAGCGTAACAAACCACGTCTTCCCACTTCGCGTTGCGCCATGCCCATAAACCAGTTAGGGGCATCTAATTGCGTATCGCCGCGGGAGCCTTTGTTGAACAAATCCTGCCTGTTGTAGCGGAGCCAGAGTTGGCCGTGGAACATGAGCATCCAGTCGCCGGCGTGTTTCATGTAGCCGTACATAGGCGTGGCATCAGGGTGCCAGGAAGTACCGGAGCCGTTTCGGTTCATGGGCAGGTTACGGGAGAACGCGTGGCTCATGCCGCCCATGCTGTGGTTCATACCTGCGTGCTGCGTGGTGTCAGAAGTCATGGCTCCGTGGCTCATGTTCATACCGGGGTGGTGCTGGTGTCCTTTGGCTGTGTCTGCAGACATGGTGTGTCCTTCGTGGCCAGCTGTCTTTGCCCTGTTCAGGCTGTCTGCAGACATTTGATGTCCTTGGTGTTGGTGCGCAGTATCAGCAGCGGGCGAATGATGTTGGGAGTGGTCATCAGCTGGCGCTATCGGTTTGGCTTTGGTTGCCGCTGGCGTTGCTTGCTTTTTCGCGGCTTTCTTTGGGGTAGGTTGTGCCTTAGAAGGAATGGCCTTTGAGGCTGGGGCTACAGTCTTCTTAGGAGCGGCTTGCTTTACAGTTGGTTTAGTTTCTTTTTTGACCGGGGGAGGTGTGTGGTGCTCATGCTGTGCCTGGGCTGTCATTAGACCCAAAGACAAGGCTATAACAAGGGTGAAAATTGTTTTCATAGAGTATAAGGCAGTAATGGTGTTTGATCTTCCCTGCTACAATGAAAACGCAGAGCACCCCTTGGGGTTTAATATCATTCTGTAACACTTGTGTATAATTAAGTTTCAGATCTCTCTGCTGCTGAAAACAAGCCAGGTTCGGGTCTGTTTTCAGGAAAATAGACCAAAAAGGGCAGAAATCGTAGCTTTACCATTCATCAACTCTTTTGAATATGTTCCTGATTGAACTCACCTATAAAGTACCTTTTTCAGAAATTGAGCCATTCATGGCCGAGCACATGACCTTCGTGGAGAAGGGCTATAGCAGTGGGCATTTTTTAGCCTCGGGCCGGAAAGTGCCGCGTGACGGTGGACTTATCTTTTGCAAAGCCTCCGGCAAACCCGAGGTAGAAGCACTCATGCAGGATGATCCCTTCGTGTACCAGGATTTAGTAGAACTTAGAATTGTGGAGTTTGTCACCTCCAGAGCAGTTGAGGGACTTTCCGGACTTGCAGAAGGATAACATTATCATTTTAGGGTTGTTTCTAGAAAAACAGGCTGGAAACTGAAAGACAAACTCCGCCCCAATAGGCATCAGGAGGGCTGTTATAAATCTCGTCTTTTGGATTTAAGGCTGATTTTCTAGAAACAAGGTTTAAATTCTTCGTAGAAGCTGTTAAGTCACAATCTCTTACCTTGCTGAAAAGGAGGAGAGCCTTAAAGTTGGAGTACACACTTAACTAATCCGCTAAACCATTGCCTCATGGAATTCTACCAGCGCTCCGCAGACCTAGTTTTAGAAGAGTTCCAAACGTCTGGTAAAGGCCTTACTAGTGCAGAAGCACAACAGCGGCTGCAAAAATATGGGCACAATGAACTGAAGGAGGTAGACAAGGACCCCATCTGGAAACTGTTTCTGGAGTCTTTTAAAGACCCCATGGTCATTGTGCTGCTCATTGCGGCGGCGGTACAATTGGTGCTGGGCGAAGTCATGGAAGCCGTCATCATTTTTGCGGTGCTTCTCCTGAATGCGGTAGTAGGTGTGGTGCAAACTAAGAAAGCTGAAGGAGCCTTAGATGCGCTCCGGCAGATGTCGGCACCCTCTGCCAAGGTGTTGCGCGATGGAGTTACCCACACCCTGGCAGCGCGGGAACTGGTACCCGGCGACGTAGTGGTGCTGGAGGCCGGCGATTACGTCTCCGCCGACGGGCGGCTGGTGCAAAGCAACTCCCTGCGCATAGACGAAGGTATGCTCACCGGTGAATCTGTGCCAGTAGAAAAACAAACCGAAGAAATTCCGGAAGAAGTAGCCTTAGGCGATCGCAAGAACATGGTGTTCAGTGGAGCACTGGTGGTGTATGGACGGGGAAAGTTTGTGGTAACTGGCACCGCCGAGAAAACCGAAATAGGAAAAATAGCCGGTCTGCTCGCCTCCGCTGAAGCCAAACAGACCCCGCTTCAACGAAAACTCGCCGAGTTCAGCAAGAAACTGGGCTGGGTCATTCTGGCGCTCTGCATCCTGATCTTTGGCGTGGAAGCCTTCCGGGTGTGGGTGGACGGCGATACTGGCAACATGACCAATGCGCTGCTCAAAGCTTTTATGTTTGCCGTAGCCGTAGCCGTGGCTGCTATTCCTGAGGCGCTTTCTTCCATTGTGACCATCGTGCTGGCCGTGGGCACAAACAAAATGGCTAAGCGCCACGCTATCATCCGCAAGTTGCCGGCCGTGGAAACCCTGGGCTCCACCAGCGTCATTTGCACGGATAAAACCGGCACGCTGACCCAAAACAAAATGACCGTGGTAGATTTCTATGTACCCGGTAAAACCACCGAAGAATTTTCCAGTGACCCCAGCCAGTGGTCTATCTCCGAACAGCGCCTGATGCAGGTAGCCGTGCTTTGCAACGATGCTCAGATAAACGAAGACGGCACCGAAGTAGGCGACCCTACCGAGGTGGCGCTCATCGCGTTCAGCAACCAGAAGCAGCAACCTTACCATGAACTGAGAATGAAGTACAAACGCGAGGCCGAGCTGCCGTTTGATTCTGAACGCAAGCTTATGTCAACGGTGCATACCATTGACGGGCAACGGTTGATGCTCACTAAAGGCGGTCCCGATGTGGTGTTCACCCGCTGTTCGCGCGTGCTGGTGGAAGGAGAGGAGAAGCCCCTCACGCCCGAGCTGCTCACCTCCATCAAAAACCAAAATGAGGATTTCTCCGACCGTGCCCTACGGGTGCTGGCTTTCGCCTATAAACCCTTGTCTAATACAAATGGGGTCACTTTTGAGGACGAGAATGACCTGGTGTTGGTAGGCTTGAACGCCATGATTGACCCGCCCCGCGAGGAAGTATACGCTTCTATTGCTGAAGCTAAAAAAGCGGGCATCCGGACGGTCATGATTACCGGTGACCACAAGACTACTGCGCGAGCTATTGGCCGTGACATTGGTTTAATGGATGAGAATGACATCGCCTTAACTGGTCAGGAACTGGATGCTTTATCAGAAGAGGAACTGGAGCAGCAGCTGGAAGATATAGCCGTGTACGCCCGCGTCTCGCCGGAAAACAAAATCAGGATTGTACGCGCCTGGCAACGGAAAGGCAAGATCACGGCCATGACCGGAGATGGAGTGAACGATGCCCCAGCCCTGAAACAAGCGGATATTGGGGTAGCCATGGGTAGCGGCACCGATGTGGCAAAAGATGCTGCCGCCATGATTCTCACGGATGATAACTTCGTTTCCATCATCAGCGCCGTGTCGGTGGGGAGAACTGTGCTGGACAACATCAAGAAGTCCATTGCTTACCTGTTCTCTGGAAACTTGGGCGCCATCATCGCTATCTTGTTCGCGCTGGCGCTGGATTGGGTGAATCCGTTTACACCCATTCAGTTGCTGTTCATCAACCTGCTCAATGACTCCCTGCCCGCCATTGCTTTAGGCGTGGAAAAAGCTGAGCCTAACGTCATGCAACGCAAACCCCGCGACATTAACGAGGGAATCTTTGCCGGCGGCACCCTGCGGAGCGTACTTATGCGCGGCATCCTGATTGGTGTGGCGGTGATTATCTCGCAGTATATCGGGTTGCAGCACTCAGAGGAGATGAGCATTGCCATGGCCTTCACCACACTTATTCTGGCACGTACGCTACAAACCTTCGCGGCACGGTCCAACACCCAAACGGCTTTTGAGGCAGGTTTCTTCAGTAACAAATACGTGATAGGAGCGGTGTTGCTGTGCTTCGGGTTGTATGGGCTCACCGTGTTGCCAGGCATCAGGGGAATATTTACCATACCCACTGATTTTGGGTGGGATGAATGGAAGATAGCCGCCGGATTAGCCTTGGGTGCCGTGATCTTGATGGAACTTTGGAAGTTGGTGCGAGGAATGTTCGGTAATAAGGAAGAGGGTAAGTTTTAAATAAAAAGTTTGATTTACCAGGAGTTCTCTTCCCTCGTGCACAGAATCGCACACGCCTCTCGTCCCCCTTTGAAGGGGGTAGGGGGATGATTACTCTTGCTGAACGGCATTCCCGGAATCCATGTTTTGTGTCTTATAGATGATTGCTCGTAGGTTCTTCGCTGGCCTTTATCATCCCCCTACCCCCTTCAAAGGGGGACGGAATGAGTACTTAGTTTTTTAGAAAGTATGAGCCTAAAGCGGAGAGTTGGTGCTACGAAAGTAAACGACTCCTTCAACTCTGCAATCACTCTATTCAGGAAAACGAATAGCCTTGTGTGGTGCTGAAACTGTCTACCGGTTCAAAATCAGGATCCAGCAGCTCTACGCTTACTTCATGGTTCTGGAAGTGGAGGTTGCCGAAAGTGCTGGCGAAAGCAGTCTCCGTGGCATCTGCGCCCGTGGCTATTTTGGCCATGCCGTTGAGGGGCACCATCTTGGTAGAGTCAAAAAGAACCCAGTGCCCGCCCAGATACGCTTCAAAACAAGCGTGGAAATCTGAGGGCTGCAGTTGGTACGCGTACCCGGTGAAATAGCGGGCCGGAATGGTGAGGGCCCGGCACAAAGCTACTCCTAAATGCGCGAAATCACGGCAGACGCCTACCTGTTCGGTAATGGTGTCAAAGGCCGAGGTGTGCGAAGTGGAGTAGCCGCCTCTGTATTCCACATTCTCGTGAATCCAGTCGCGCACGGCTATCACTTTGTCAAAGGCGTGGTGAATGTTCCCGAATTTATGGTGCGCAAACTTATAGAGCCGGTCTGACTGACAATACCGGCTGGGGTGCAGGTACCGTATAACCGAGGCAGGCATCAACGGAATAGCAACATCTACCAACTGGTGGCTGGGGATAGTCTGTATCTGGTTCTCCACCTTAGCCGAAAAAGCAAATGTGACACTTCCTGCGTCTGGCACCTCAATGATCTTCATCCGCTTTTCGCCAGCAGCCGCTGGAACTTCCTGCATGGTTACCCCAGGTACCGCCTCAAAGGCCTCATCCCAAACTTTTTGGGTGTCTGATTTAAAAGGTAATATGCTCAAGATGACAGAGGAAGAGGAAATGATTTCATACTTCATCTTGACAGTTACCGCTAGTTTCATAGGTGGTCTTCAATAGTAGGGACAGGAATCTTATTGAAAGCAGCCTCCATCCAGGTGTCCGGAATTCTGTTCAAAGCCGCCTTCAGTTCAGAGTCCCATTGTTCAGAGATGCTTTCCAGGTCTTTTTTTGTGTAGCGGTGTTCTACCATCTCAAAGCTGTCTTTACGGTAGAGCACTACATCAATAGGAAAGTCTACGTCATTGGCGCTGACGCGGGTAGAATCAAACGATAAAAATCCGGTTTTTAATGCCAGCTGCATAGAAGACTCATCGGTAAGGGTCCGGTTGAGGATGGCTTTGCCGTGCCCCGAGTTCCCGATGACCACGAATGGCGCTCCCTGGCCCAGTTCTACCCAGTTGCCTTCGGGGTAGAGCAGAAAGAGTTTGTGCTCTTCGTCATCCTTTAACTGACCGCCAATAATGGTGTGCAGGTTAAACCGAAGGCCCGCCTGCTCCAACTGTTCTTTGTCTTCTTTGGCTACGCGTTTTACCTGAGCCCCGAAGTCGTTGACCGCTTTGTACAGCTTGTTATGTTCGGCTCCTTCTTCTATAAGTTCTTTGAAGTAGAGAACTGCTTTATCCCGCACAGACCTAAGGCCGCTGGTCATGATAAAGAGCGAGTGCTGCCCGTGTTGCTGAATATAAATTTTCTTTTTCTCTGTAGTGTCAGAGCCTGCGGTTATTCTGGTATCTGCTATAGCTACCAGTCCTTCTTTCACTTTTATTCCTAAACAGTACGTCATAATAGAGCTTCCCTTCTGCCAGTAAGTACCACTTATAAACAAATTGATATTCTAAACCGGGTATAGTTAAAATATTGTAAATAAGACTGATAAAGGCAATGAAAGATACAAAGGATTAGCGTAGGTATTTGCCGCAGCCTTCAGGTTTTTGGAAGAGTTTTCTCTTATATGTCTCAATTTGAAGGAAGTAAGAACGAGTTCGCCTCTCGTGGCTAAACGGCAATGTTGTGTTAGACAAAGCGGTATTTGGGTGTAGAAGGCATCGTATTCAAGAGCTTGAAATGCTCCTTTTCTTTAGAAGTTTGCTTTACAGAAAAAGTTATTCCCTAAACTCAACTACTTTCTCTTTATTTCTGTTAAAAGGAAGCTCCGCTTGTGCGCTCTTTGAGTATAGCGTTGCAAGTATAAAAGGCAATTACATTTAGATACCTATGCAGTCTTTAAACGAAAAAGAATATAAAAACGAGTTTGTCGCCGCCTTTGACGGCGATGACAGCGGCAATACCAAACCGCGTCAGACGCCTGGCGTTTTGTACAGCAAAGCCATCCCCACACCAGTGAAGAAACCTGAGCTTTTGGCCTGGTCTGACGAACTGGCTCAGGAACTAGGCATAGAGAAGCCCACCGATCAGAAAGACATTGACATTCTGGGCGGAAACTACGTGGCCCCATCTATGTACCCGTACGCCGCCTGTTATGCCGGACACCAGTTTGGGAACTGGGCCGGACAGCTAGGCGACGGCCGTGCCATTACCCTAGGTGAGTGGGAAGCCCCGAATGGAAAAACTTGGGAGTTGCAACTGAAAGGCCCTGGACTTACCCCGTACTCCCGCCGGGCCGATGGAAGAGCCGTATTACGTTCCTCAGTGCGAGAGTACCTCATGAGCGAAGCAATGCACTATCTGGGTGTACCTACCACTAGGGCGTTGAGTTTGGTTTCTACCGGTGACAAGGTGCTGCGCGATATGTTCTACAACGGCAATGCCGCCTATGAGCCCGGTGCCATTGTCATGCGGGTAGCGCCCAGTTTCCTACGTTTCGGGAGTTTTGAGATGCCCGCGGCCCGTCGTGAAAACGAGAACCTGCAGAAACTGGTAGACTGGACCATTGATCGCTACTACCCACACTTGCAGGGCGAAAACCGGATTCTGGCCTGGTTTAAAGAAATTATGGAGAAAACGGCTGCTCTCATGGTAGACTGGATGCGCGTAGGCTTTGTGCACGGCGTCATGAACACCGACAATATGTCTATCCTGGGCCTCACCATTGACTACGGCCCGTTCTCTTTCCTGGACGATTACGACCCCGACTTCACCCCCAACACCACTGATCTTCCCGGCCGTCGGTACGCTTTCGGGAAGCAGGCTTCTATTGCCTACTGGAACCTGGGTTGCCTGGCCAGTGCCATCGCGCCGTTGCTGCCGGGTACCGAGGAACTGGTGGCCATCTTGGAAACCTACGGCGATATTTTCCATGAGAAGTATTACGCCATGATGGCTAACAAACTGGGACTGGACAAGGTGACCGAAGGAGACCAGGAGCTGATCACCCGTTTCACCAACACCCTGTATACCCTCAACCTGGACATGACCATCTTCTTCCAACTGCTCATAGACGCACCGCAGGAGCTGAAAACCGAAGAAGAAACAGAAGCCTATTTCCAAAACAGTTTTTACAGACCGCTGGAGAAAGGAGAGCGCACTACCTTGCATACCTTACTAACAGATTACCAGAAGCGCCTTCAAGCTAACACCGTCTCACGGGAAGTAGCTGTTCAGAAGATGCGGGAAGCCAACCCCAGAATTATTCTCCGGAATTACCTTCTGCACCAAGCCATAGAAGAACTTGAGAAAGGCGAGAACACGCTGTTCCTGAAACTGCAAGCCGCCATGAAGGACCCGTATTCCCGCAACTTCGATGAGTTCTTCGCCAAGCGACCAGATTGGGCCAGCCAGAAAGCCGGCTGCTCTATGCTGTCCTGCAGTTCTTAACTATAGGGGCATGAGATTTTGAGCCTGTTTTTAGAAAAGCGATTCTAAACAGAAATGGACGCGGGAGTCAGATGAGGTTAGTACATCTCAATGACTTTCAGCGTCCATTTTTTATTGATCTTGTAGGTGCCATTCCGGAGAACGTGCAAGCCTGTTCCAACGCCGTAAAGGGTTAAAGCTCCGCCTATGGTTTGGAAAGCGTCTATTCGGTCAGGCTTGTCATTGAGGTTCGTCAATACATTAACGGCACCTACCAGAGTGAAGACAGTGCCCCCGGCTTTAAGGAAAGAGCCCATGAAATGAGCCACCTTCCTACCACCGGTGTGGTTCTTCAGCCTGATCTTTTCCACATCTTTCAGTGGTACCTCCAAGCCTTCCACAAAAAAGGAATTCCCCCGGATGTCCAGCACTTCCATAGTTTGCAGTTTCTTATCCTGGAAACGCTTAAACGTGATAGATTCCCCAATCTGAATCCGGTAACGGGAAATGGTGCCAGCCTTGGCTAAGAGCAGGTAACGGTATTTGCCTACCGCCGGAGTTGATGATTCAGGGATTTGGGCATGGC is part of the Rufibacter tibetensis genome and harbors:
- a CDS encoding transglutaminase-like domain-containing protein, encoding MKLAVTVKMKYEIISSSSVILSILPFKSDTQKVWDEAFEAVPGVTMQEVPAAAGEKRMKIIEVPDAGSVTFAFSAKVENQIQTIPSHQLVDVAIPLMPASVIRYLHPSRYCQSDRLYKFAHHKFGNIHHAFDKVIAVRDWIHENVEYRGGYSTSHTSAFDTITEQVGVCRDFAHLGVALCRALTIPARYFTGYAYQLQPSDFHACFEAYLGGHWVLFDSTKMVPLNGMAKIATGADATETAFASTFGNLHFQNHEVSVELLDPDFEPVDSFSTTQGYSFS
- a CDS encoding YciI family protein — encoded protein: MFLIELTYKVPFSEIEPFMAEHMTFVEKGYSSGHFLASGRKVPRDGGLIFCKASGKPEVEALMQDDPFVYQDLVELRIVEFVTSRAVEGLSGLAEG
- a CDS encoding protein adenylyltransferase SelO, encoding MQSLNEKEYKNEFVAAFDGDDSGNTKPRQTPGVLYSKAIPTPVKKPELLAWSDELAQELGIEKPTDQKDIDILGGNYVAPSMYPYAACYAGHQFGNWAGQLGDGRAITLGEWEAPNGKTWELQLKGPGLTPYSRRADGRAVLRSSVREYLMSEAMHYLGVPTTRALSLVSTGDKVLRDMFYNGNAAYEPGAIVMRVAPSFLRFGSFEMPAARRENENLQKLVDWTIDRYYPHLQGENRILAWFKEIMEKTAALMVDWMRVGFVHGVMNTDNMSILGLTIDYGPFSFLDDYDPDFTPNTTDLPGRRYAFGKQASIAYWNLGCLASAIAPLLPGTEELVAILETYGDIFHEKYYAMMANKLGLDKVTEGDQELITRFTNTLYTLNLDMTIFFQLLIDAPQELKTEEETEAYFQNSFYRPLEKGERTTLHTLLTDYQKRLQANTVSREVAVQKMREANPRIILRNYLLHQAIEELEKGENTLFLKLQAAMKDPYSRNFDEFFAKRPDWASQKAGCSMLSCSS
- a CDS encoding peptidase — translated: MTYCLGIKVKEGLVAIADTRITAGSDTTEKKKIYIQQHGQHSLFIMTSGLRSVRDKAVLYFKELIEEGAEHNKLYKAVNDFGAQVKRVAKEDKEQLEQAGLRFNLHTIIGGQLKDDEEHKLFLLYPEGNWVELGQGAPFVVIGNSGHGKAILNRTLTDESSMQLALKTGFLSFDSTRVSANDVDFPIDVVLYRKDSFEMVEHRYTKKDLESISEQWDSELKAALNRIPDTWMEAAFNKIPVPTIEDHL
- a CDS encoding cation-translocating P-type ATPase, giving the protein MEFYQRSADLVLEEFQTSGKGLTSAEAQQRLQKYGHNELKEVDKDPIWKLFLESFKDPMVIVLLIAAAVQLVLGEVMEAVIIFAVLLLNAVVGVVQTKKAEGALDALRQMSAPSAKVLRDGVTHTLAARELVPGDVVVLEAGDYVSADGRLVQSNSLRIDEGMLTGESVPVEKQTEEIPEEVALGDRKNMVFSGALVVYGRGKFVVTGTAEKTEIGKIAGLLASAEAKQTPLQRKLAEFSKKLGWVILALCILIFGVEAFRVWVDGDTGNMTNALLKAFMFAVAVAVAAIPEALSSIVTIVLAVGTNKMAKRHAIIRKLPAVETLGSTSVICTDKTGTLTQNKMTVVDFYVPGKTTEEFSSDPSQWSISEQRLMQVAVLCNDAQINEDGTEVGDPTEVALIAFSNQKQQPYHELRMKYKREAELPFDSERKLMSTVHTIDGQRLMLTKGGPDVVFTRCSRVLVEGEEKPLTPELLTSIKNQNEDFSDRALRVLAFAYKPLSNTNGVTFEDENDLVLVGLNAMIDPPREEVYASIAEAKKAGIRTVMITGDHKTTARAIGRDIGLMDENDIALTGQELDALSEEELEQQLEDIAVYARVSPENKIRIVRAWQRKGKITAMTGDGVNDAPALKQADIGVAMGSGTDVAKDAAAMILTDDNFVSIISAVSVGRTVLDNIKKSIAYLFSGNLGAIIAILFALALDWVNPFTPIQLLFINLLNDSLPAIALGVEKAEPNVMQRKPRDINEGIFAGGTLRSVLMRGILIGVAVIISQYIGLQHSEEMSIAMAFTTLILARTLQTFAARSNTQTAFEAGFFSNKYVIGAVLLCFGLYGLTVLPGIRGIFTIPTDFGWDEWKIAAGLALGAVILMELWKLVRGMFGNKEEGKF